The following are from one region of the Anaerolineae bacterium genome:
- a CDS encoding protein-L-isoaspartate(D-aspartate) O-methyltransferase, whose protein sequence is MVKFQLMGRDITDKDVLAAMERVPRHEFVPEEYRSQAYADHPLPIGYGQTISQPYIVALMTQLLELRPTDKVLEIGTGSGYQAAILAELCKEVYTVEIIKELAEQAEKRLKRLGYTNIRVKHGDGYYGWEEHAPFDAIIVTAAPDHIPPPLIAQLKDGGRMVIPVGPPGGYQTLWLVKKEGEKIITRNITGVIFVPLTGGHEMGGREQ, encoded by the coding sequence ATGGTCAAATTCCAACTCATGGGACGGGACATCACCGACAAGGACGTGCTGGCCGCCATGGAGCGCGTGCCGCGCCATGAGTTCGTCCCAGAGGAATACCGCAGTCAGGCGTACGCCGACCACCCGCTCCCCATCGGTTACGGCCAGACCATCTCCCAGCCCTATATCGTGGCGCTGATGACCCAGCTTCTGGAGCTTCGCCCGACCGATAAGGTGCTGGAGATCGGCACCGGCTCCGGCTACCAGGCCGCCATCCTCGCTGAACTGTGCAAAGAGGTCTACACCGTGGAGATTATCAAGGAACTGGCGGAGCAGGCCGAGAAGCGGTTGAAGCGCCTGGGCTACACCAACATTCGTGTCAAGCACGGCGACGGCTATTATGGCTGGGAGGAGCACGCGCCCTTCGACGCCATCATCGTCACCGCCGCCCCGGACCATATCCCCCCGCCGCTCATCGCACAGTTGAAGGACGGCGGGCGGATGGTCATTCCTGTTGGGCCGCCGGGCGGCTATCAAACGCTGTGGTTGGTGAAGAAAGAAGGGGAGAAGATCATCACCCGCAATATCACCGGGGTCATCTTTGTGCCCCTCACCGGCGGGCACGAGATGGGCGGCCGAGAGCAGTGA
- a CDS encoding glycosyl hydrolase, translating to MRQWLAHVSGWLNSFCAFLQWSAAYYRRLLADLRSRRLHPREPAVSLAPPAGISPASTGPTPQRSASMSPTDESLFLHEHLIFHPRTGKLDFVFEGEAVLANFSASLTYTVAGERRQLAFTPGAFAYKVEPDGLEISQADEHVLLTCRVRLADQLEMWLEARNLGTLPVQVERLNVLEMNAGAGGRLNLGAAPRRWSVYQNGWQSWSPAFARRLNGSIHTVPDSEQYARYHLPHGNPDAGGEISSEWFIMISARGGRRTRGAGALLLGFVTTADQLAEIRLHADAEAFHGLRVICHTDGIPLEPGETLPSERLVIAAGREPLPLLERYAARLGELMDARQPAHIPTGWCTWYYFFGENTQQDVLDNLAELGRENLPLDYVLIDDGYQRAIGDWLTPHPERFQDMAGLARAIREGGRRAGIWLAPFGLDPESETFRTHPDWVVQDEQGQPVVGWQHFGRDIYALDLSRPEVLEWLASTFRTMREEWGVDLFKVDFLFAGCAPGRRHDPHLTRAQLLRRGLAAIRQAIGDDAFLLACGAPLGPCIGLADGMRVGPDVAANWHPFWPDLSMPAAENALRNSITRYFTHGRLWLNDPDCVLLRDRDDQSDLALGEIRTLASVVALLGGLTISSDNLPTLRKGRLKYLQQILPPTGLSAVPLDLFEHELPQCLALPVRRPWGEWLVVAVINWEDRIQTTEIDLQAMGLPAGSYHVFHYWPRRYLGISQGTLTMERHLPHETVVLLFKPVSDEPDILTTTFHVAQTLGEVAGVERTQEEDGRRRLTILLEKPGSQFGEVWFTFPPALKISAARVNGRKRQVTLDSVGVAHMGLTLNERARIDIEFEPIDPQGDDTQP from the coding sequence TTGAGGCAGTGGTTGGCCCACGTCAGCGGCTGGCTGAATAGCTTCTGTGCCTTCCTCCAGTGGAGCGCGGCATACTACCGCCGGCTCCTGGCGGACCTGCGCTCGCGCCGACTGCACCCTCGCGAGCCGGCTGTCTCCCTGGCGCCGCCCGCCGGCATTTCCCCCGCATCCACTGGCCCCACACCGCAAAGGAGCGCTTCCATGTCCCCGACGGACGAAAGCCTTTTCCTGCACGAGCATCTCATCTTTCACCCTCGGACGGGCAAGCTGGACTTCGTGTTCGAGGGTGAGGCAGTTCTGGCGAACTTCTCCGCCTCCCTGACCTACACCGTCGCCGGCGAGCGCCGGCAGCTTGCCTTTACCCCGGGCGCCTTCGCCTATAAGGTCGAGCCAGATGGGCTGGAAATCAGTCAGGCGGATGAGCACGTCCTGCTGACCTGCCGCGTGCGGCTGGCCGACCAGCTCGAGATGTGGCTGGAAGCCCGCAACCTGGGCACCCTGCCCGTGCAGGTGGAGCGGCTGAACGTGCTGGAGATGAACGCCGGCGCCGGCGGCCGGCTGAACCTGGGCGCGGCCCCCCGGCGCTGGAGCGTGTACCAGAACGGCTGGCAGTCCTGGTCGCCGGCCTTCGCCCGCCGACTGAACGGCTCCATCCACACCGTGCCCGACAGCGAACAGTACGCCCGCTATCATCTGCCGCATGGGAATCCCGACGCCGGCGGAGAAATCAGCAGTGAATGGTTCATTATGATCAGCGCTCGCGGCGGCCGGCGCACCCGCGGCGCCGGCGCCCTGCTCCTGGGCTTCGTCACCACGGCCGACCAGCTCGCCGAGATCCGCCTGCACGCCGACGCCGAGGCCTTCCACGGCCTGCGGGTCATCTGCCATACCGACGGCATCCCGTTGGAGCCGGGCGAGACCCTGCCATCGGAGCGCCTGGTCATCGCCGCCGGCCGCGAGCCGCTCCCCCTGCTCGAGCGCTACGCCGCGCGCCTGGGCGAGCTGATGGATGCGCGTCAGCCGGCCCATATCCCCACCGGCTGGTGCACCTGGTATTACTTCTTCGGCGAGAACACCCAGCAGGACGTGCTGGACAACCTGGCCGAGCTGGGGCGCGAGAACCTGCCGCTGGATTACGTCCTCATTGACGACGGCTACCAGCGCGCCATCGGCGACTGGCTGACCCCACACCCGGAGCGTTTCCAGGACATGGCCGGCCTGGCGCGCGCCATTCGCGAGGGAGGCCGGCGCGCCGGCATATGGCTGGCACCTTTCGGCCTGGACCCGGAATCGGAGACCTTTCGGACACACCCCGATTGGGTCGTGCAGGATGAGCAGGGCCAGCCCGTCGTCGGCTGGCAGCACTTCGGCCGGGATATCTACGCCCTGGACCTGAGCCGGCCGGAGGTCCTCGAATGGCTGGCCTCTACCTTCCGCACCATGCGGGAGGAATGGGGGGTCGACCTCTTCAAGGTGGACTTCCTTTTCGCCGGCTGTGCACCCGGCCGGCGCCATGACCCCCATCTCACTCGCGCCCAGCTCCTGCGGCGCGGCCTGGCCGCCATCCGCCAGGCCATCGGGGATGACGCCTTCCTGCTGGCCTGCGGCGCGCCGTTGGGCCCCTGCATCGGATTGGCTGACGGCATGCGGGTGGGGCCGGATGTGGCCGCCAATTGGCATCCCTTTTGGCCGGACCTCTCCATGCCGGCCGCGGAAAACGCCCTGCGCAACAGCATCACCCGCTACTTCACGCACGGCCGGCTGTGGCTGAACGACCCGGACTGCGTCCTCCTGCGCGATCGGGATGACCAGTCCGATCTGGCGCTGGGCGAAATCCGCACCCTGGCCAGCGTGGTGGCCCTGTTGGGCGGGTTGACCATTTCCAGCGACAACCTGCCGACTCTGCGCAAGGGCCGGCTCAAGTATCTCCAGCAGATACTGCCGCCCACAGGTCTCTCCGCCGTGCCGCTGGACCTGTTCGAACATGAGCTTCCGCAGTGCCTGGCCCTGCCGGTGCGCCGGCCCTGGGGGGAATGGCTGGTGGTGGCGGTCATCAACTGGGAGGACCGCATCCAGACCACCGAAATAGACCTGCAGGCCATGGGACTGCCGGCCGGCAGTTACCACGTCTTCCACTACTGGCCGCGGCGTTATCTGGGCATCAGCCAGGGAACGCTGACCATGGAACGCCATCTGCCCCATGAGACGGTAGTCCTGCTCTTCAAGCCCGTCTCGGACGAGCCGGATATCCTGACCACCACCTTCCACGTTGCCCAGACGTTGGGCGAGGTCGCAGGGGTGGAGCGGACGCAGGAGGAGGACGGCCGCCGGCGCCTGACCATCCTGCTGGAGAAGCCCGGCTCGCAGTTCGGCGAGGTGTGGTTCACCTTCCCGCCGGCGTTGAAGATCAGCGCGGCGCGCGTCAACGGCCGCAAGCGCCAGGTCACCCTGGACAGCGTCGGCGTGGCCCATATGGGCCTGACGCTGAACGAGCGGGCGCGCATCGACATCGAGTTCGAACCCATTGACCCGCAGGGGGACGACACACAGCCATGA